A section of the Phacochoerus africanus isolate WHEZ1 chromosome 4, ROS_Pafr_v1, whole genome shotgun sequence genome encodes:
- the STAP2 gene encoding signal-transducing adaptor protein 2 isoform X8, with protein MAMASALSPPRVPKPKGALPSHYHESFLEKKGPRDQDYKKFWAGLQGLTLYFYNSNRDSQHVEKLDLGAFVKLTDEAPWGSSHDPGTHFCLVLRNQEIKFKVESLESRERWKGFILTVVELRVPSNLTLLPGHLYMMAEALAKEEARRALEMPSCFLKVSRLEAQLLLERYPECGNLLLRPSGDGTGALSVTTRQTLNGTPVVRHYKVKREGPKYVIDVEEPFSCTSIDAVVNYFVSHTNKALVPFLLDEDYEKVIGYVEADKENGESVWVAPSASSASSAPGPGPAPLKGGPKQLPPMPVSSQDKLPPLLHQDENYVIPIGDTPAANYMNEDVPSPSRPVVLKPKKLAKFQAKPPKPPSVPRPEPKVLHSGLARKLAVSSAQAFFPTTGLADVTAELEEKLQRRRALEEAAGRTGDQ; from the exons atggccatggcctcAGCCCTGAGCCCACCCCGGGTCCCCAAGCCCAAGGGCGCCCTGCCCTCACACTACCACGAGAGCTTTCTGGAGAAGAAGGGACCCCGAGACCAG GATTACAAGAAGTTCTGGGCAGGCCTCCAGGGCCTGACTCTCTATTTCTACAATAGCAATCGGGACTCCCAG catgtggagaAGCTTGACCTAGGGGCATTTGTGAagctcacagatgaggctccCTGGGGGAGCTCCCATGATCCTGGCACCCACTTTTGCTTGGTCCTGCGGAACCAGGAGATCAAGTTCAAG GTAGAGAGCCTGGAGTCTCGGGAAAGGTGGAAAGGTTTCATCCTGACAGTGGTGGAG CTCCGTGTGCCGTCCAACCTGACCCTGCTGCCCGGACACCTGTACATGATGGCCGAGGCCCTGGCCAAAGAGGAAGCACGCCGTGCGCTCGAGATGCCCTC GTGCTTCCTGAAGGTGAGTCGGCTGGAGGCGCAATTGCTCCTGGAGCGCTATCCCGAGTGCGGGAACCTATTGCTGCGGCCCAGCGGCGACGGCACCGGCGCCTTGTCGGTCACTACACGCCAGACACTCAACGG GACTCCGGTGGTCCGGCACTACAAGGTGAAGCGCGAGGGCCCCAAGTACGTGATCGATGTGGAGGAGCCG TTCTCCTGCACCTCAATCGATGCAGTAGTCAACTATTTCGTGTCGCATACCAATAAGGCTCTGGTGCCCTTCCTGTTGGATGAGGACTATGAGAAAGTGATAG GCTACGTGGAGGCGGATAAAGAGAATGGCGAAAGTGTGTGGGTGGCGCCCTcggcctcctctgcctcctcggCCCCCGGCCCAG GTCCTGCACCCCTCAAAGGTGGCCCTAAGCAACTGCCTCCCATGCCTGTGTCCAGCCAGGACAAGCTGCCCCCGCTCCTGCACCAGGACGAGAACTATGTGATCCCCATTGGAGACACTCCAGCTGCAAACTACATGAATGAGGACG TGCCTTCCCCTAGTCGGCCAGTTGTTCTGAAGCCCAAGAAGCTGGCCAAGTTTCAGGCAAAGCCTCCAAAGCCGCCCAGTGTGCCCAGGCCAG AGCCCAAAGTCCTCCACAGTGGCCTGGCCAGGAAGCTGGCAGTCAGCTCAGCACAGGCTTTCTTCCCCACAACAG ggtTGGCAGACGTGACAGCAGAGCTGGAAGAGAAACTGCAGAGGAGGCGGGCACTGGAGGAGGCAGCTGGGCGCACGGGGGACCAGTAG
- the STAP2 gene encoding signal-transducing adaptor protein 2 isoform X1, producing the protein MAMASALSPPRVPKPKGALPSHYHESFLEKKGPRDQNRSPEAGPWMGRNSLRSQHLFKDSKQDYKKFWAGLQGLTLYFYNSNRDSQHVEKLDLGAFVKLTDEAPWGSSHDPGTHFCLVLRNQEIKFKVESLESRERWKGFILTVVELRVPSNLTLLPGHLYMMAEALAKEEARRALEMPSCFLKVSRLEAQLLLERYPECGNLLLRPSGDGTGALSVTTRQTLNGTPVVRHYKVKREGPKYVIDVEEPFSCTSIDAVVNYFVSHTNKALVPFLLDEDYEKVIGYVEADKENGESVWVAPSASSASSAPGPGPAPLKGGPKQLPPMPVSSQDKLPPLLHQDENYVIPIGDTPAANYMNEDVPSPSRPVVLKPKKLAKFQAKPPKPPSVPRPEPKVLHSGLARKLAVSSAQAFFPTTGSNHSCGANPSHSRHFSSSGFSTLLKPLPHAPVMLRLLHEPSSASGKLFFAATPQVSATPGNPSSSSSAQPLPESRASLSSGSPQ; encoded by the exons atggccatggcctcAGCCCTGAGCCCACCCCGGGTCCCCAAGCCCAAGGGCGCCCTGCCCTCACACTACCACGAGAGCTTTCTGGAGAAGAAGGGACCCCGAGACCAG AACAGATCCCCAGAAGCTGGGCCATGGATGGGAAGGAATTCCCTGAGAAGCCAACATTTGTTCAAAGATTCAAAGCAG GATTACAAGAAGTTCTGGGCAGGCCTCCAGGGCCTGACTCTCTATTTCTACAATAGCAATCGGGACTCCCAG catgtggagaAGCTTGACCTAGGGGCATTTGTGAagctcacagatgaggctccCTGGGGGAGCTCCCATGATCCTGGCACCCACTTTTGCTTGGTCCTGCGGAACCAGGAGATCAAGTTCAAG GTAGAGAGCCTGGAGTCTCGGGAAAGGTGGAAAGGTTTCATCCTGACAGTGGTGGAG CTCCGTGTGCCGTCCAACCTGACCCTGCTGCCCGGACACCTGTACATGATGGCCGAGGCCCTGGCCAAAGAGGAAGCACGCCGTGCGCTCGAGATGCCCTC GTGCTTCCTGAAGGTGAGTCGGCTGGAGGCGCAATTGCTCCTGGAGCGCTATCCCGAGTGCGGGAACCTATTGCTGCGGCCCAGCGGCGACGGCACCGGCGCCTTGTCGGTCACTACACGCCAGACACTCAACGG GACTCCGGTGGTCCGGCACTACAAGGTGAAGCGCGAGGGCCCCAAGTACGTGATCGATGTGGAGGAGCCG TTCTCCTGCACCTCAATCGATGCAGTAGTCAACTATTTCGTGTCGCATACCAATAAGGCTCTGGTGCCCTTCCTGTTGGATGAGGACTATGAGAAAGTGATAG GCTACGTGGAGGCGGATAAAGAGAATGGCGAAAGTGTGTGGGTGGCGCCCTcggcctcctctgcctcctcggCCCCCGGCCCAG GTCCTGCACCCCTCAAAGGTGGCCCTAAGCAACTGCCTCCCATGCCTGTGTCCAGCCAGGACAAGCTGCCCCCGCTCCTGCACCAGGACGAGAACTATGTGATCCCCATTGGAGACACTCCAGCTGCAAACTACATGAATGAGGACG TGCCTTCCCCTAGTCGGCCAGTTGTTCTGAAGCCCAAGAAGCTGGCCAAGTTTCAGGCAAAGCCTCCAAAGCCGCCCAGTGTGCCCAGGCCAG AGCCCAAAGTCCTCCACAGTGGCCTGGCCAGGAAGCTGGCAGTCAGCTCAGCACAGGCTTTCTTCCCCACAACAG GGTCCAATCACTCCTGCGGTGCGAATCCTAGCCATTCTCGCCACTTCTCCAGCTCTGGCTTCTCGACTCTTCTGAAACCACTTCCCCACGCTCCAGTGATGCTTAGGCTCCTCCACGAACCCAGCAGCGCCTCGGGTAAACTGTTCTTTGCAGCTACTCCTCAAGTCTCGGCCACTCCAGGAAATCCCTCCTCAAGCTCGAGTGCCCAGCCACTCCCAGAGTCCAGAGCATCCTTAAGCTCTGGCTCCCCTCAATAA
- the STAP2 gene encoding signal-transducing adaptor protein 2 isoform X6, which translates to MAMASALSPPRVPKPKGALPSHYHESFLEKKGPRDQNRSPEAGPWMGRNSLRSQHLFKDSKQDYKKFWAGLQGLTLYFYNSNRDSQHVEKLDLGAFVKLTDEAPWGSSHDPGTHFCLVLRNQEIKFKVESLESRERWKGFILTVVELRVPSNLTLLPGHLYMMAEALAKEEARRALEMPSCFLKVSRLEAQLLLERYPECGNLLLRPSGDGTGALSVTTRQTLNGTPVVRHYKVKREGPKYVIDVEEPFSCTSIDAVVNYFVSHTNKALVPFLLDEDYEKVIGYVEADKENGESVWVAPSASSASSAPGPGPAPLKGGPKQLPPMPVSSQDKLPPLLHQDENYVIPIGDTPAANYMNEDVPSPSRPVVLKPKKLAKFQAKPPKPPSVPRPEPKVLHSGLARKLAVSSAQAFFPTTGLADVTAELEEKLQRRRALEEAAGRTGDQ; encoded by the exons atggccatggcctcAGCCCTGAGCCCACCCCGGGTCCCCAAGCCCAAGGGCGCCCTGCCCTCACACTACCACGAGAGCTTTCTGGAGAAGAAGGGACCCCGAGACCAG AACAGATCCCCAGAAGCTGGGCCATGGATGGGAAGGAATTCCCTGAGAAGCCAACATTTGTTCAAAGATTCAAAGCAG GATTACAAGAAGTTCTGGGCAGGCCTCCAGGGCCTGACTCTCTATTTCTACAATAGCAATCGGGACTCCCAG catgtggagaAGCTTGACCTAGGGGCATTTGTGAagctcacagatgaggctccCTGGGGGAGCTCCCATGATCCTGGCACCCACTTTTGCTTGGTCCTGCGGAACCAGGAGATCAAGTTCAAG GTAGAGAGCCTGGAGTCTCGGGAAAGGTGGAAAGGTTTCATCCTGACAGTGGTGGAG CTCCGTGTGCCGTCCAACCTGACCCTGCTGCCCGGACACCTGTACATGATGGCCGAGGCCCTGGCCAAAGAGGAAGCACGCCGTGCGCTCGAGATGCCCTC GTGCTTCCTGAAGGTGAGTCGGCTGGAGGCGCAATTGCTCCTGGAGCGCTATCCCGAGTGCGGGAACCTATTGCTGCGGCCCAGCGGCGACGGCACCGGCGCCTTGTCGGTCACTACACGCCAGACACTCAACGG GACTCCGGTGGTCCGGCACTACAAGGTGAAGCGCGAGGGCCCCAAGTACGTGATCGATGTGGAGGAGCCG TTCTCCTGCACCTCAATCGATGCAGTAGTCAACTATTTCGTGTCGCATACCAATAAGGCTCTGGTGCCCTTCCTGTTGGATGAGGACTATGAGAAAGTGATAG GCTACGTGGAGGCGGATAAAGAGAATGGCGAAAGTGTGTGGGTGGCGCCCTcggcctcctctgcctcctcggCCCCCGGCCCAG GTCCTGCACCCCTCAAAGGTGGCCCTAAGCAACTGCCTCCCATGCCTGTGTCCAGCCAGGACAAGCTGCCCCCGCTCCTGCACCAGGACGAGAACTATGTGATCCCCATTGGAGACACTCCAGCTGCAAACTACATGAATGAGGACG TGCCTTCCCCTAGTCGGCCAGTTGTTCTGAAGCCCAAGAAGCTGGCCAAGTTTCAGGCAAAGCCTCCAAAGCCGCCCAGTGTGCCCAGGCCAG AGCCCAAAGTCCTCCACAGTGGCCTGGCCAGGAAGCTGGCAGTCAGCTCAGCACAGGCTTTCTTCCCCACAACAG ggtTGGCAGACGTGACAGCAGAGCTGGAAGAGAAACTGCAGAGGAGGCGGGCACTGGAGGAGGCAGCTGGGCGCACGGGGGACCAGTAG
- the STAP2 gene encoding signal-transducing adaptor protein 2 isoform X2, translating into MAMASALSPPRVPKPKGALPSHYHESFLEKKGPRDQNRSPEAGPWMGRNSLRSQHLFKDSKQDYKKFWAGLQGLTLYFYNSNRDSQHVEKLDLGAFVKLTDEAPWGSSHDPGTHFCLVLRNQEIKFKVESLESRERWKGFILTVVELRVPSNLTLLPGHLYMMAEALAKEEARRALEMPSCFLKVSRLEAQLLLERYPECGNLLLRPSGDGTGALSVTTRQTLNGTPVVRHYKVKREGPKYVIDVEEPFSCTSIDAVVNYFVSHTNKALVPFLLDEDYEKVIGYVEADKENGESVWVAPSASSASSAPGPGPAPLKGGPKQLPPMPVSSQDKLPPLLHQDENYVIPIGDTPAANYMNEDVPSPSRPVVLKPKKLAKFQAKPPKPPSVPRPEPKVLHSGLARKLAVSSAQAFFPTTGSNHSCGANPSHSRHFSSSGFSTLLKPLPHAPVMLRLLHEPSSASGPLRDSTSCPEEFTLYRFCKRPGR; encoded by the exons atggccatggcctcAGCCCTGAGCCCACCCCGGGTCCCCAAGCCCAAGGGCGCCCTGCCCTCACACTACCACGAGAGCTTTCTGGAGAAGAAGGGACCCCGAGACCAG AACAGATCCCCAGAAGCTGGGCCATGGATGGGAAGGAATTCCCTGAGAAGCCAACATTTGTTCAAAGATTCAAAGCAG GATTACAAGAAGTTCTGGGCAGGCCTCCAGGGCCTGACTCTCTATTTCTACAATAGCAATCGGGACTCCCAG catgtggagaAGCTTGACCTAGGGGCATTTGTGAagctcacagatgaggctccCTGGGGGAGCTCCCATGATCCTGGCACCCACTTTTGCTTGGTCCTGCGGAACCAGGAGATCAAGTTCAAG GTAGAGAGCCTGGAGTCTCGGGAAAGGTGGAAAGGTTTCATCCTGACAGTGGTGGAG CTCCGTGTGCCGTCCAACCTGACCCTGCTGCCCGGACACCTGTACATGATGGCCGAGGCCCTGGCCAAAGAGGAAGCACGCCGTGCGCTCGAGATGCCCTC GTGCTTCCTGAAGGTGAGTCGGCTGGAGGCGCAATTGCTCCTGGAGCGCTATCCCGAGTGCGGGAACCTATTGCTGCGGCCCAGCGGCGACGGCACCGGCGCCTTGTCGGTCACTACACGCCAGACACTCAACGG GACTCCGGTGGTCCGGCACTACAAGGTGAAGCGCGAGGGCCCCAAGTACGTGATCGATGTGGAGGAGCCG TTCTCCTGCACCTCAATCGATGCAGTAGTCAACTATTTCGTGTCGCATACCAATAAGGCTCTGGTGCCCTTCCTGTTGGATGAGGACTATGAGAAAGTGATAG GCTACGTGGAGGCGGATAAAGAGAATGGCGAAAGTGTGTGGGTGGCGCCCTcggcctcctctgcctcctcggCCCCCGGCCCAG GTCCTGCACCCCTCAAAGGTGGCCCTAAGCAACTGCCTCCCATGCCTGTGTCCAGCCAGGACAAGCTGCCCCCGCTCCTGCACCAGGACGAGAACTATGTGATCCCCATTGGAGACACTCCAGCTGCAAACTACATGAATGAGGACG TGCCTTCCCCTAGTCGGCCAGTTGTTCTGAAGCCCAAGAAGCTGGCCAAGTTTCAGGCAAAGCCTCCAAAGCCGCCCAGTGTGCCCAGGCCAG AGCCCAAAGTCCTCCACAGTGGCCTGGCCAGGAAGCTGGCAGTCAGCTCAGCACAGGCTTTCTTCCCCACAACAG GGTCCAATCACTCCTGCGGTGCGAATCCTAGCCATTCTCGCCACTTCTCCAGCTCTGGCTTCTCGACTCTTCTGAAACCACTTCCCCACGCTCCAGTGATGCTTAGGCTCCTCCACGAACCCAGCAGCGCCTCGG GTCCTTTGAGGGATTCAACTTCCTGCCCTGAGGAATTTACTCTCTACAGATTTTGCAAAAGGCCAGGTAGGTGA
- the STAP2 gene encoding signal-transducing adaptor protein 2 isoform X5, translating into MAMASALSPPRVPKPKGALPSHYHESFLEKKGPRDQDYKKFWAGLQGLTLYFYNSNRDSQHVEKLDLGAFVKLTDEAPWGSSHDPGTHFCLVLRNQEIKFKVESLESRERWKGFILTVVELRVPSNLTLLPGHLYMMAEALAKEEARRALEMPSCFLKVSRLEAQLLLERYPECGNLLLRPSGDGTGALSVTTRQTLNGTPVVRHYKVKREGPKYVIDVEEPFSCTSIDAVVNYFVSHTNKALVPFLLDEDYEKVIGYVEADKENGESVWVAPSASSASSAPGPGPAPLKGGPKQLPPMPVSSQDKLPPLLHQDENYVIPIGDTPAANYMNEDVPSPSRPVVLKPKKLAKFQAKPPKPPSVPRPGRRGGSPPPSPSPIQWKASFSLHLSSPSEPKVLHSGLARKLAVSSAQAFFPTTGLADVTAELEEKLQRRRALEEAAGRTGDQ; encoded by the exons atggccatggcctcAGCCCTGAGCCCACCCCGGGTCCCCAAGCCCAAGGGCGCCCTGCCCTCACACTACCACGAGAGCTTTCTGGAGAAGAAGGGACCCCGAGACCAG GATTACAAGAAGTTCTGGGCAGGCCTCCAGGGCCTGACTCTCTATTTCTACAATAGCAATCGGGACTCCCAG catgtggagaAGCTTGACCTAGGGGCATTTGTGAagctcacagatgaggctccCTGGGGGAGCTCCCATGATCCTGGCACCCACTTTTGCTTGGTCCTGCGGAACCAGGAGATCAAGTTCAAG GTAGAGAGCCTGGAGTCTCGGGAAAGGTGGAAAGGTTTCATCCTGACAGTGGTGGAG CTCCGTGTGCCGTCCAACCTGACCCTGCTGCCCGGACACCTGTACATGATGGCCGAGGCCCTGGCCAAAGAGGAAGCACGCCGTGCGCTCGAGATGCCCTC GTGCTTCCTGAAGGTGAGTCGGCTGGAGGCGCAATTGCTCCTGGAGCGCTATCCCGAGTGCGGGAACCTATTGCTGCGGCCCAGCGGCGACGGCACCGGCGCCTTGTCGGTCACTACACGCCAGACACTCAACGG GACTCCGGTGGTCCGGCACTACAAGGTGAAGCGCGAGGGCCCCAAGTACGTGATCGATGTGGAGGAGCCG TTCTCCTGCACCTCAATCGATGCAGTAGTCAACTATTTCGTGTCGCATACCAATAAGGCTCTGGTGCCCTTCCTGTTGGATGAGGACTATGAGAAAGTGATAG GCTACGTGGAGGCGGATAAAGAGAATGGCGAAAGTGTGTGGGTGGCGCCCTcggcctcctctgcctcctcggCCCCCGGCCCAG GTCCTGCACCCCTCAAAGGTGGCCCTAAGCAACTGCCTCCCATGCCTGTGTCCAGCCAGGACAAGCTGCCCCCGCTCCTGCACCAGGACGAGAACTATGTGATCCCCATTGGAGACACTCCAGCTGCAAACTACATGAATGAGGACG TGCCTTCCCCTAGTCGGCCAGTTGTTCTGAAGCCCAAGAAGCTGGCCAAGTTTCAGGCAAAGCCTCCAAAGCCGCCCAGTGTGCCCAGGCCAGGTAGGCGGGGGGGGTCCcctcctcccagtccctcccccatcCAGTGGAAGGCCAGCTTCAGCCTTCATCTGTCTTCTCCTTCAGAGCCCAAAGTCCTCCACAGTGGCCTGGCCAGGAAGCTGGCAGTCAGCTCAGCACAGGCTTTCTTCCCCACAACAG ggtTGGCAGACGTGACAGCAGAGCTGGAAGAGAAACTGCAGAGGAGGCGGGCACTGGAGGAGGCAGCTGGGCGCACGGGGGACCAGTAG
- the STAP2 gene encoding signal-transducing adaptor protein 2 isoform X4: MAMASALSPPRVPKPKGALPSHYHESFLEKKGPRDQNRSPEAGPWMGRNSLRSQHLFKDSKQDYKKFWAGLQGLTLYFYNSNRDSQHVEKLDLGAFVKLTDEAPWGSSHDPGTHFCLVLRNQEIKFKVESLESRERWKGFILTVVELRVPSNLTLLPGHLYMMAEALAKEEARRALEMPSCFLKVSRLEAQLLLERYPECGNLLLRPSGDGTGALSVTTRQTLNGTPVVRHYKVKREGPKYVIDVEEPFSCTSIDAVVNYFVSHTNKALVPFLLDEDYEKVIGPAPLKGGPKQLPPMPVSSQDKLPPLLHQDENYVIPIGDTPAANYMNEDVPSPSRPVVLKPKKLAKFQAKPPKPPSVPRPEPKVLHSGLARKLAVSSAQAFFPTTGSNHSCGANPSHSRHFSSSGFSTLLKPLPHAPVMLRLLHEPSSASGKLFFAATPQVSATPGNPSSSSSAQPLPESRASLSSGSPQ, from the exons atggccatggcctcAGCCCTGAGCCCACCCCGGGTCCCCAAGCCCAAGGGCGCCCTGCCCTCACACTACCACGAGAGCTTTCTGGAGAAGAAGGGACCCCGAGACCAG AACAGATCCCCAGAAGCTGGGCCATGGATGGGAAGGAATTCCCTGAGAAGCCAACATTTGTTCAAAGATTCAAAGCAG GATTACAAGAAGTTCTGGGCAGGCCTCCAGGGCCTGACTCTCTATTTCTACAATAGCAATCGGGACTCCCAG catgtggagaAGCTTGACCTAGGGGCATTTGTGAagctcacagatgaggctccCTGGGGGAGCTCCCATGATCCTGGCACCCACTTTTGCTTGGTCCTGCGGAACCAGGAGATCAAGTTCAAG GTAGAGAGCCTGGAGTCTCGGGAAAGGTGGAAAGGTTTCATCCTGACAGTGGTGGAG CTCCGTGTGCCGTCCAACCTGACCCTGCTGCCCGGACACCTGTACATGATGGCCGAGGCCCTGGCCAAAGAGGAAGCACGCCGTGCGCTCGAGATGCCCTC GTGCTTCCTGAAGGTGAGTCGGCTGGAGGCGCAATTGCTCCTGGAGCGCTATCCCGAGTGCGGGAACCTATTGCTGCGGCCCAGCGGCGACGGCACCGGCGCCTTGTCGGTCACTACACGCCAGACACTCAACGG GACTCCGGTGGTCCGGCACTACAAGGTGAAGCGCGAGGGCCCCAAGTACGTGATCGATGTGGAGGAGCCG TTCTCCTGCACCTCAATCGATGCAGTAGTCAACTATTTCGTGTCGCATACCAATAAGGCTCTGGTGCCCTTCCTGTTGGATGAGGACTATGAGAAAGTGATAG GTCCTGCACCCCTCAAAGGTGGCCCTAAGCAACTGCCTCCCATGCCTGTGTCCAGCCAGGACAAGCTGCCCCCGCTCCTGCACCAGGACGAGAACTATGTGATCCCCATTGGAGACACTCCAGCTGCAAACTACATGAATGAGGACG TGCCTTCCCCTAGTCGGCCAGTTGTTCTGAAGCCCAAGAAGCTGGCCAAGTTTCAGGCAAAGCCTCCAAAGCCGCCCAGTGTGCCCAGGCCAG AGCCCAAAGTCCTCCACAGTGGCCTGGCCAGGAAGCTGGCAGTCAGCTCAGCACAGGCTTTCTTCCCCACAACAG GGTCCAATCACTCCTGCGGTGCGAATCCTAGCCATTCTCGCCACTTCTCCAGCTCTGGCTTCTCGACTCTTCTGAAACCACTTCCCCACGCTCCAGTGATGCTTAGGCTCCTCCACGAACCCAGCAGCGCCTCGGGTAAACTGTTCTTTGCAGCTACTCCTCAAGTCTCGGCCACTCCAGGAAATCCCTCCTCAAGCTCGAGTGCCCAGCCACTCCCAGAGTCCAGAGCATCCTTAAGCTCTGGCTCCCCTCAATAA
- the STAP2 gene encoding signal-transducing adaptor protein 2 isoform X9, which translates to MAMASALSPPRVPKPKGALPSHYHESFLEKKGPRDQDYKKFWAGLQGLTLYFYNSNRDSQHVEKLDLGAFVKLTDEAPWGSSHDPGTHFCLVLRNQEIKFKVESLESRERWKGFILTVVELRVPSNLTLLPGHLYMMAEALAKEEARRALEMPSCFLKVSRLEAQLLLERYPECGNLLLRPSGDGTGALSVTTRQTLNGTPVVRHYKVKREGPKYVIDVEEPFSCTSIDAVVNYFVSHTNKALVPFLLDEDYEKVIGPAPLKGGPKQLPPMPVSSQDKLPPLLHQDENYVIPIGDTPAANYMNEDVPSPSRPVVLKPKKLAKFQAKPPKPPSVPRPEPKVLHSGLARKLAVSSAQAFFPTTGLADVTAELEEKLQRRRALEEAAGRTGDQ; encoded by the exons atggccatggcctcAGCCCTGAGCCCACCCCGGGTCCCCAAGCCCAAGGGCGCCCTGCCCTCACACTACCACGAGAGCTTTCTGGAGAAGAAGGGACCCCGAGACCAG GATTACAAGAAGTTCTGGGCAGGCCTCCAGGGCCTGACTCTCTATTTCTACAATAGCAATCGGGACTCCCAG catgtggagaAGCTTGACCTAGGGGCATTTGTGAagctcacagatgaggctccCTGGGGGAGCTCCCATGATCCTGGCACCCACTTTTGCTTGGTCCTGCGGAACCAGGAGATCAAGTTCAAG GTAGAGAGCCTGGAGTCTCGGGAAAGGTGGAAAGGTTTCATCCTGACAGTGGTGGAG CTCCGTGTGCCGTCCAACCTGACCCTGCTGCCCGGACACCTGTACATGATGGCCGAGGCCCTGGCCAAAGAGGAAGCACGCCGTGCGCTCGAGATGCCCTC GTGCTTCCTGAAGGTGAGTCGGCTGGAGGCGCAATTGCTCCTGGAGCGCTATCCCGAGTGCGGGAACCTATTGCTGCGGCCCAGCGGCGACGGCACCGGCGCCTTGTCGGTCACTACACGCCAGACACTCAACGG GACTCCGGTGGTCCGGCACTACAAGGTGAAGCGCGAGGGCCCCAAGTACGTGATCGATGTGGAGGAGCCG TTCTCCTGCACCTCAATCGATGCAGTAGTCAACTATTTCGTGTCGCATACCAATAAGGCTCTGGTGCCCTTCCTGTTGGATGAGGACTATGAGAAAGTGATAG GTCCTGCACCCCTCAAAGGTGGCCCTAAGCAACTGCCTCCCATGCCTGTGTCCAGCCAGGACAAGCTGCCCCCGCTCCTGCACCAGGACGAGAACTATGTGATCCCCATTGGAGACACTCCAGCTGCAAACTACATGAATGAGGACG TGCCTTCCCCTAGTCGGCCAGTTGTTCTGAAGCCCAAGAAGCTGGCCAAGTTTCAGGCAAAGCCTCCAAAGCCGCCCAGTGTGCCCAGGCCAG AGCCCAAAGTCCTCCACAGTGGCCTGGCCAGGAAGCTGGCAGTCAGCTCAGCACAGGCTTTCTTCCCCACAACAG ggtTGGCAGACGTGACAGCAGAGCTGGAAGAGAAACTGCAGAGGAGGCGGGCACTGGAGGAGGCAGCTGGGCGCACGGGGGACCAGTAG